GTCAGAACTAAATCGATTAATATGCCATCCTTTTTAGGTATGCCATAGCTATTAGAAAGACGGATTATGGTGGAATATAATGCACCTTTCTTTCCGTTTAACAGTAAGTCTCGCATTTTGGATTGAAATTTTCGCATATGGCTGCTTGCCCATTTTAAATATTCGAATGTGACGTGCGGGTTTGACATTAATGCTTTTTCTAATTGATCTTTTTGAACAACCAACACTTCACCGCTTTCAATCACTTTCGCACTGAGCATATATCTGGAATCATCACTGAAGATGGTTAATTCACCAATGATATCTTGATGTTTACAAATACGAAGAATCATTTCTTTCCCGTCAGCTGTCAATTTAGAAACTTGAACCAGTCCTGACTTAATGATAAATATTTGTTCTGATTCTGTACCTTCATTGAAAAGATACATGTGTTTCTCCATTCTTTTTACAGTGCCAATGGAATTTAAAACCGCTCTAAGCTCTTGAGAAATGCTGTCCCTTCCTGTTTTTGATTGTAATAATGCGCTCGTTTGCATAGCAGTCAACTCCTTTGTGGATGAAATATCCTATCTCCATTTTAACATTCGTATATTTACGTTGACTTATTTTCCGTTACGAATTTGTGAAGTTTAAGAAAGGAGGCGCATGGTATGGAAACAATAGCAGGTATCCTTTTGGCAGGAGGGCAATCAAGAAGATTTGGCAGCCCCAAAGCTTTTCTGCAAAGAGACGGGAAATATTTCTATCAATATTCCATCGATTCTGTAAGGACGTTTACAGATTCTATTGTTCTGGTAACCAATGAAGAATTGGAAGCATTTTTCCACGATGAAGAAGAGAATGTTGCTATTCTAACAGATCAAACGCATGTGAAAGGCTTGGGGCCGTTAGCGGGGATGTATACGGGAATGGAATATGTTTCGGCAGATTGGTATTTGACTGCGCCCATTGATGTGCCATTTATGGATACATCGGTTTTCCAAACGTTATTAACCTATAAAAAAGAGGGGATCGATGCCATTGTGCCTATCGTTTCCGGAAAAATTCAACCGCTTCTTTCCATTTACCATGGTAGTGTGAAAAAAGTCATTTTTGACCAGCTTCAACAAACAGAATTATCTGCTCATCAATTACTGGGGCACTTAAATGTGGTCTATGTCCCGATGGAAGAGGAAAGGTTTTTTTATAATATAAATCGGCAGGCGGATTATCATCGGTGGATTGTTGATTGAGAAATGAAAAAGAATAAAGGGGATTTTTTAGATGCTCACAGATCATCGAAAACATGCTGCGAAACATCTTGTATGTGCAGTTATTACGGTTAGCGATACAAGAACAAAAGAAACCGATAAAAGCGGGAAAAAAATAATCGATTTATTAATCAATCAGGAACATCAAGTGCATTTTTATGAAATTATTCCAGACGAGGGAGAACAAATTCGGACGACGGTGGAAAAAGCGATTGACAGTGGAAAAATAGACGCAGTTATTGTCAATGGCGGAACAGGGATATCTAATCGAGATGTCACGATAGAAGCGA
The nucleotide sequence above comes from Oceanobacillus timonensis. Encoded proteins:
- a CDS encoding Crp/Fnr family transcriptional regulator: MQTSALLQSKTGRDSISQELRAVLNSIGTVKRMEKHMYLFNEGTESEQIFIIKSGLVQVSKLTADGKEMILRICKHQDIIGELTIFSDDSRYMLSAKVIESGEVLVVQKDQLEKALMSNPHVTFEYLKWASSHMRKFQSKMRDLLLNGKKGALYSTIIRLSNSYGIPKKDGILIDLVLTNQELAKFCAATRESVNRMLVDLRKHDIISMDKSGRIFIKDMAYLREQIGCEDCPIDICNIN
- a CDS encoding MogA/MoaB family molybdenum cofactor biosynthesis protein; protein product: MLTDHRKHAAKHLVCAVITVSDTRTKETDKSGKKIIDLLINQEHQVHFYEIIPDEGEQIRTTVEKAIDSGKIDAVIVNGGTGISNRDVTIEAIEPLFEKQLPGFGELFRHLSFQYDIGTASILSRAICGVRKHCILFSIPGSTGAVTLAMEKIILPEVGHMVQEIHKDVKHE
- the mobA gene encoding molybdenum cofactor guanylyltransferase — its product is METIAGILLAGGQSRRFGSPKAFLQRDGKYFYQYSIDSVRTFTDSIVLVTNEELEAFFHDEEENVAILTDQTHVKGLGPLAGMYTGMEYVSADWYLTAPIDVPFMDTSVFQTLLTYKKEGIDAIVPIVSGKIQPLLSIYHGSVKKVIFDQLQQTELSAHQLLGHLNVVYVPMEEERFFYNINRQADYHRWIVD